The Capra hircus breed San Clemente unplaced genomic scaffold, ASM170441v1, whole genome shotgun sequence genome window below encodes:
- the LOC108634748 gene encoding small integral membrane protein 15-like, which produces MFHLKARAEYVVEWAAKDPNGFLTTVILALTPLFLASAVPPWKLARMIEAREKEQKKKQKRQENIAKAKRLKKD; this is translated from the coding sequence ATGTTTCATTTAAAGGCTCGGGCTGAGTATGTTGTGGAATGGGCTGCAAAGGACCCAAATGGCTTCCTTACAACAGTTATTTTGGCTCTGACTCCACTGTTTCTAGCAAGTGCTGTGCCGCCTTGGAAATTGGCCAGGATGATTGAGGCCAGGGAAAAGGagcaaaagaagaagcaaaaacgTCAAGAAAATATTGCAAAAGCTAAACGACTGAAAAAGGATTGA